One Williamsia phyllosphaerae genomic window, AACGGGCCGCCGCTGCGTCCAAGGTCGACGAGAAGGCCCGCATGTTCCAGCGCGGTCTCGCGTCGAGCACCGAGGAGATGACCCCGGACGGACAGGGTCGGATCACGCTGTCGGGCAAGCACCGGGAGTACGCCGGCCTCACCAAGAACTGTGTCGTGATCGGCAACATCGATCACGTGGAGATCTGGGACGCCGACGCCTGGGAGCAGTACGACAACCAGCACGAGGAGAGCTTCTCTCGTGCCGACAACCCCGCACTGGGAGCAATCCTGTGACGGACGCAGTACCCCGAACCGTCGCTGGTTAGCACGATGTCGAACGGCGAGTCGAGGCCTCTGCCCGAGATGACCCTGGCGCACTTCCCCAGTGCCAGGTGCATCATGACGACCCTGGCGCACTTCCCCCGCGCCAGGTGCGTCGCCGGGCAGGGACCCGGACTCACCGCACGAACCCACCGGCCCCGCCGACAGCACGGGTCTGCCCCGTGCTGCCGGCGACCGGGCGCGGCACCACAGCACCATCGAC contains:
- the mraZ gene encoding division/cell wall cluster transcriptional repressor MraZ — its product is MFLGTYTHKLDDKGRLTLPAKIRDQLAEGMMVTRGQDRCLAIYLPVDFTGLAQRAAAASKVDEKARMFQRGLASSTEEMTPDGQGRITLSGKHREYAGLTKNCVVIGNIDHVEIWDADAWEQYDNQHEESFSRADNPALGAIL